A genomic stretch from Candidatus Binatia bacterium includes:
- a CDS encoding tyrosine-type recombinase/integrase, which translates to MGNKTVDAAGRLSCAEAGIEGLKFHDLRHAFASRLVQSGVPLYTVSKLPGQVDIETTQRYAHLSDTEMRAAVEGVAK; encoded by the coding sequence ATGGGCAACAAGACCGTCGATGCCGCAGGGCGGCTCTCGTGCGCCGAGGCCGGCATCGAGGGTCTGAAATTCCACGACCTCCGCCACGCCTTTGCCAGCCGCCTGGTGCAAAGTGGAGTGCCGCTCTACACCGTCTCCAAGCTCCCCGGCCAAGTCGATATCGAGACCACTCAGCGTTACGCACACCTCTCGGACACCGAGATGCGGGCCGCGGTCGAAGGGGTGGCAAAGTGA